A region from the Vicia villosa cultivar HV-30 ecotype Madison, WI linkage group LG3, Vvil1.0, whole genome shotgun sequence genome encodes:
- the LOC131658495 gene encoding uncharacterized protein LOC131658495, giving the protein MEVLNSFKGEGFLGIKVKWKENFYYVVNIYSSCVLQKKKDLWDNLLKLKSSFSDGEWIFGGDFNASKNIHERKGISIRDMESGSELFAKFIDNSGLVDVPSKGKNFTWYSGDGRSMSRIDRFLVSSKIINDWGVVGQLVGYRDISDHCPVWLVVDKLNWGPKPFKFNNEWFTFSSFLPFVEKEWKDLVVEGRGDYVLKEKLSQIKARLRWWNKTVFGRIDLEVEEGVRDINEGDSRFEDTMEDLIGESLLGRQEANKRFWLNLRIKENMLVQKSRLKWLNEGDSNSAFFHKVVKERRRFNHIGPIVT; this is encoded by the coding sequence ATGGAAGTTCTTAATAGCTTTAAAGGAGAGGGCTTCTTAGGGATAAAGGTGAAGTGGAAGGAGAATTTTTATTATGTAGTGAACATTTATTCTTCTTGTGTTCTTCAAAAGAAGAAGGATTTATGGGACAATTTGTTAAAGTTGAAAAGCTCTTTTTCGGATGGGGAGTGGATCTTTGGAGGGGACTTTAATGCGTCTAAAAACATTCATGAAAGGAAAGGAATATCGATTAGGGATATGGAGTCGGGTTCAGAGCTCTTTGCAAAGTTTATTGATAATAGTGGGTTGGTGGACGTTCCTAGCAAAGGAAAAAACTTTACTTGGTATAGTGGAGATGGTAGATCTATGAGTCGAATTGATCGTTTCCTTGTGTCGAGCAAAATTATTAATGATTGGGGAGTTGTTGGGCAATTAGTTGGGTATCGTGATATTTCGGATCATTGTCCGGTGTGGCTTGTGGTGGATAAGCTTAATTGGGGACCTAAACCGTTTAAattcaacaatgaatggtttACTTTTAGTTCTTTTCTTCCTTTTGTCGAAAAGGAATGGAAGGATTTGGTTGTGGAAGGAAGAGGTGATTATGTGCTCAAGGAAAAACTTTCCCAGATTAAAGCTAGATTGAGATGGTGGAACAAGACGgtttttggtagaattgatttggaGGTGGAGGAAGGAGTTAGAGATATCAATGAGGGGGATTCTAGGTTTGAGGATACGATGGAGGATTTGATTGGAGAGTCTCTTTTAGGTAGGCAAGAGGCCAATAAGAGATTTTGGTTGAACTTGAGGATAAAAGAGAATATGCTAGTTCAAAAATCTAGACTTAAATGGTTAAATGAAGGTGACTCGAATAGTGCGTTTTTTCACAAAGTTGTTAAAGAAAGAAGAAGATTTAATCATATAGGTCCCATTGTTACTTAA
- the LOC131658496 gene encoding F-box/LRR-repeat protein At3g26922-like, translating into MKRARHKHNYCENKDRLSDLPNCLLLHILSFLNAKRVVQTCILSKRWKNIWKSLHVLRLSSSNFKTARDASNVEAVQNFNKFMSKILSLRDYSASLHTLDIHRYAIRKPRQLKWIIKYAVSHDVQHLDIYLKCHFQQFPPCLFSSRTLTSLKISVFRSRMFTMRAFFPNSLTLPALTTLSLQSFTFRVGDDGRAEPFSALNKLKSLIIDKCEVLDSQNLCISSTTLVNLTIIMSYREHKAYFGFELSTPSLCTFNFSGLPLQELCQNNGNVSTVKHVSIDVNYWLHTADTPLVLLNWLVELANIESLTVTSTTLKVLSLVPDLLKFEFSSLCNLKSLKVKRKYPSSVPDGLVDFLLQNTPLVEVDIVD; encoded by the exons ATGAAGAGAGCAAGGCATAAACACAATTACTGTGAAAACAAAGACAGACTCAGTGACCTGCCCAATTGCCTTTTACTCCACATACTCTCCTTTTTGAATGCCAAGCGAGTGGTTCAGACTTGCATCCTCTCCAAGAGATGGAAGAATATTTGGAAGTCTCTTCACGTCCTTAGATTAAGTTCTTCAAACTTCAAAACAGCCCGGGATGCTTCAAACGTCGAGGCTGTTCAGAATTTCAACAAATTCATGTCTAAAATCTTATCTCTTCGGGATTACTCAGCCTCACTCCACACTCTTGATATTCACCGCTATGCAATTAGGAAACCTCGCCAACTCAAATGGATTATAAAATATGCAGTTTCGCATGATGTCCAGCATTTAGATATCTATCTCAAATGTCATTTTCAACAATTTCCGCCTTGCTTATTTTCATCTCGCACTTTAACCTCTCTTAAAATTTCTGTTTTCCGCTCTAGAATGTTTACTATGAGAGCCTTTTTCCCAAATTCTCTGACTTTGCCAGCATTAACCACATTGTCTCTACAGTCATTCACCTTTCGTGTTGGCGATGATGGACGCGCTGAGCCTTTTTCTGcattaaacaagttgaaaagtttGATCATTGACAAATGTGAAGTTCTTGATTCACAAAACCTTTGCATATCAAGTACCACACTCGTCAACTTAACTATAATCATGAGTTATAGGGAACATAAGGCCTATTTCGGATTTGAGTTATCTACGCCAAGTCTGTGTACCTTTAATTTTAGTGGTCTTCCTCTTCAGGAACTATGTCAGAACAATGGAAATGTCTCCACGGTCAAGCATGTAAGTATTGATGTCAATTATTGGTTACATACGGCTGATACTCCTTTGGTTCTACTCAACTGGCTGGTTGAGCTTGCTAATATCGAATCATTGACAGTTACTTCAACCACTCTTAAG GTTCTTTCCCTTGTTCCCGATTTATTGAAGTTTGAGTTCTCTTCCTTATGTAACTTGAAGTCACTGAAAGTAAAAAGGAAATATCCTTCCTCAGTACCTGATGGATTGGTGGACTTTTTGCTTCAAAACACACCCTTGGTGGAGGTTGACATAGTAGATTGA